From a single Gemmatimonadota bacterium genomic region:
- a CDS encoding D-glutamate deacylase, translating into MAQRAGFDVVISGGRVMDPESKLDAVRSIGIRGGKIVAIAAGPLKGKTMIDAKGLVVAPGFIDLHAHGQDDENYRIFAMDGVTTALELEVGVADIPGFYAARTGTARINFGASVGHIPHRMAVMKDPGLFLPVGAGGRDAATAEQIAEIKRRIDAGLAAGGVGVGFGLQYTPGASKFEVLEAFRAAAKYHAPAFVHTRSWGTTDPGSSVESYMEVIAASAITGAPLHIVHLNSSSLESTPATLALVAEARANGQDITAEAYPYSAGLTEISSPLLDRFVGGPDSMFAKLMLVSTGERLTRETFAAKRVPGASVVLFLNTPEMEAMAMTSPLTAIASDGGLRQGKGHPRTAGTSGRTLGYYVRETKQIGLMDAIRKMALMPAVRLERVAPMFKNKGRIRVGADADITVFDPKTVIDKATYQEPALPSVGFRYVLVNGVLVVVDGALQDREFPGRPARGLVR; encoded by the coding sequence ATGGCGCAGCGGGCCGGGTTTGACGTCGTCATTTCAGGCGGTCGGGTGATGGATCCCGAGTCGAAACTCGACGCCGTCCGGTCGATTGGAATCCGGGGCGGCAAGATCGTGGCAATCGCGGCGGGGCCCCTGAAGGGCAAGACCATGATCGACGCCAAAGGACTGGTCGTGGCGCCGGGATTCATCGATCTCCATGCCCATGGCCAGGACGACGAGAACTACCGGATCTTCGCGATGGACGGGGTGACCACCGCCCTCGAACTCGAGGTCGGGGTGGCGGACATTCCGGGCTTCTACGCCGCCCGCACCGGCACGGCGCGGATCAACTTCGGGGCGTCGGTCGGACACATTCCGCACCGGATGGCGGTGATGAAGGACCCCGGCCTCTTCCTGCCGGTCGGGGCCGGCGGGCGCGACGCCGCCACGGCCGAGCAGATCGCCGAGATCAAGCGGCGGATCGATGCCGGCTTGGCGGCCGGTGGCGTCGGCGTCGGCTTCGGGCTCCAGTATACGCCGGGGGCCAGCAAGTTCGAGGTCCTCGAGGCGTTCCGCGCCGCGGCCAAGTATCACGCCCCGGCGTTCGTCCATACCCGGTCGTGGGGCACCACCGATCCGGGGAGTTCGGTGGAGTCCTATATGGAGGTGATCGCGGCCAGTGCGATCACCGGGGCGCCGCTCCATATCGTGCATCTCAACAGTTCGAGCCTGGAGTCGACTCCTGCCACCCTTGCCCTGGTGGCCGAAGCGCGTGCCAATGGGCAAGACATCACGGCGGAGGCCTATCCGTATAGCGCGGGGCTCACCGAAATCAGTTCACCGCTCCTCGACCGGTTCGTGGGCGGGCCCGACAGCATGTTTGCCAAGCTGATGCTGGTCAGCACCGGCGAACGACTGACCCGCGAAACCTTCGCGGCCAAGCGGGTGCCCGGGGCCTCGGTGGTGCTCTTCCTGAACACGCCGGAGATGGAAGCGATGGCGATGACGAGTCCGCTCACCGCGATCGCGAGCGACGGCGGGCTCCGCCAGGGCAAGGGTCACCCGCGCACCGCGGGCACCAGTGGCCGGACCCTCGGCTACTATGTCCGGGAGACCAAGCAGATCGGCTTGATGGACGCGATCCGGAAGATGGCGCTGATGCCGGCGGTGCGGTTGGAGCGGGTGGCGCCGATGTTCAAGAACAAGGGCCGGATCCGGGTCGGGGCCGATGCGGACATCACGGTGTTCGATCCCAAGACGGTGATCGACAAGGCCACCTACCAGGAGCCGGCGCTTCCCTCGGTCGGCTTCCGCTATGTGCTCGTGAATGGGGTCCTGGTGGTTGTCGATGGTGCGCTTCAGGACCGCGAGTTCCCGGGGCGGCCGGCCCGCGGTCTCGTCCGTTGA
- a CDS encoding M28 family peptidase, whose amino-acid sequence MTTLTRLLLAASLMPVGIATAQSGAPRAAATITEADVRRRVFIIADDSMGGRDTPSRGLETTAQYIAREFARNKLVPAGDGGYFQRYAIRLRTLDAAASKFTIVDTGTRRAVFTFTDNAKLVSGSPVELVTTRGLALGGGPIGPTTELDRAAVDGRVLHWVTDWRGKAPNTGQVLIAAANAGAALVIFSVNSDSAFDRLRGQVAGIATAESVGWPAVIAIRESALIAQVPEVAGAIEAARAAPEVLVVPAPAWTATAAMAYSRDERSEVPNVVGIIRGTDPALRDEYVAISAHFDHVGSRCRGVTPADSICNGADDNGSGTTGLLELAEAFANPAARPRRSMLFVAVSGEERGLWGSEYYAKHPTVPIERIVANINMDHLGRNWRDSIVVIGREHSDLGATVDRTAAANRGLGVGVLPDQWPTERIYFRSDHYNFARNGVPILFFTNGFHPDYHAVTDSPDKIDAEKQARVVRLIFETALAVANRTERPEWNPESARQIIRRQPVP is encoded by the coding sequence ATGACGACTTTGACTCGATTGCTCCTGGCCGCGTCGCTGATGCCGGTCGGCATTGCCACGGCCCAGTCCGGCGCGCCCCGTGCCGCCGCCACCATCACCGAAGCGGATGTCCGCCGCCGGGTCTTCATCATCGCGGACGACTCCATGGGCGGCCGCGACACGCCGAGCCGGGGCCTCGAGACCACGGCGCAGTACATCGCGCGGGAGTTCGCCCGCAACAAGCTCGTGCCGGCCGGGGACGGCGGCTACTTCCAGCGGTATGCGATCCGGCTTCGAACCTTGGATGCTGCCGCGTCGAAGTTCACCATTGTCGATACCGGGACCCGGCGGGCCGTCTTCACCTTCACCGACAACGCGAAGTTGGTGTCCGGCTCACCGGTCGAGCTGGTGACCACCCGAGGGCTCGCCCTGGGTGGTGGGCCGATCGGACCGACCACCGAGTTGGACCGGGCGGCCGTCGATGGGCGAGTGCTCCACTGGGTGACGGACTGGCGGGGCAAGGCGCCGAACACCGGTCAGGTGCTGATCGCCGCCGCCAACGCGGGAGCCGCGCTGGTCATCTTCTCGGTCAACAGCGACAGTGCCTTCGACCGGCTCCGCGGGCAGGTCGCTGGGATCGCCACGGCCGAGTCGGTCGGGTGGCCCGCGGTGATCGCGATCCGGGAGTCGGCCCTGATCGCCCAGGTCCCGGAGGTGGCCGGCGCGATCGAGGCGGCTCGGGCCGCCCCCGAGGTCCTGGTCGTTCCGGCGCCGGCCTGGACCGCCACCGCGGCGATGGCCTACTCCCGCGACGAACGCAGCGAAGTACCTAACGTCGTCGGGATCATCCGGGGAACCGATCCGGCGCTCCGGGACGAATACGTCGCCATCTCGGCCCACTTCGACCACGTCGGTTCGCGGTGCCGCGGCGTCACGCCCGCGGACTCGATCTGCAACGGGGCCGACGACAACGGCTCCGGCACCACCGGTCTGCTGGAACTGGCGGAGGCATTCGCGAACCCGGCTGCCCGGCCCCGGCGATCGATGTTGTTCGTGGCGGTGAGCGGCGAAGAGCGGGGCCTCTGGGGCAGCGAGTACTACGCGAAACACCCGACCGTCCCGATCGAGCGGATCGTGGCCAACATCAACATGGATCACCTGGGCCGAAACTGGCGGGATTCGATCGTCGTGATCGGCCGGGAGCATTCGGACCTCGGCGCCACCGTCGACCGGACCGCAGCCGCCAACCGGGGCCTCGGTGTCGGGGTGCTGCCGGACCAGTGGCCGACGGAGCGGATCTATTTCCGGTCCGACCACTACAACTTTGCCCGGAACGGGGTGCCGATCCTGTTTTTCACCAATGGTTTTCATCCGGATTATCACGCGGTCACGGACTCACCGGACAAGATTGACGCCGAGAAGCAAGCCCGGGTGGTCCGGCTGATTTTCGAGACGGCGCTGGCGGTGGCCAATCGCACCGAGCGGCCGGAGTGGAATCCGGAGAGCGCCCGTCAGATCATCCGGCGCCAGCCGGTCCCCTGA
- a CDS encoding DinB family protein codes for MTRAAVGPIGDTLAPARGQAWHGGPTPVGAVRGVSAAAAHWTPAPGRASIWGLTLYIAYWKYTIRRHLVRRLIPRFPRHPANFPVVPRRADEALWKADRALLAAEHRLLAEAIAAFSPGKLGHIPVVGKRWPFGQMLIGVAMHDAYHTGQIQLLKRLWDSRR; via the coding sequence ATGACCCGTGCAGCCGTGGGACCCATTGGAGATACCCTCGCCCCGGCACGAGGCCAGGCATGGCATGGCGGCCCGACTCCGGTCGGCGCGGTGCGAGGCGTGAGCGCGGCCGCGGCCCACTGGACGCCGGCCCCCGGTCGGGCCAGCATCTGGGGGCTCACCCTGTACATCGCCTATTGGAAGTACACCATCCGGCGGCACCTGGTACGCAGGCTGATTCCGCGCTTCCCGCGCCACCCGGCTAACTTCCCGGTGGTGCCGCGCCGTGCCGACGAGGCCCTCTGGAAGGCCGACCGCGCGCTGCTGGCGGCGGAACATCGGCTCCTCGCCGAGGCGATCGCTGCGTTTTCGCCGGGCAAATTGGGACACATTCCGGTGGTGGGGAAGCGGTGGCCCTTCGGGCAAATGTTGATCGGAGTGGCGATGCACGATGCCTATCATACCGGACAGATCCAGTTACTCAAACGGCTGTGGGACAGCAGGCGGTAG
- a CDS encoding class A beta-lactamase-related serine hydrolase — MTSTTFSAMLSCLLIVLGSAPAMGQQARDPDSGARVDRLVEGYRVGRHVPGIAIAVVRSGTVIKAKGYGFANLELKAPVTPATVFGLGSISKQFTATAIMQLVEDGKVRLDDPVTRYLDSLPPHWGRITVRQLLTHTSGIPEEHWLPNFVEFDRFEHHQLDVLRTIFADSLQSEPGAVWAYRNSGYRMLGMIVEKASGESYWAFMERRIFTPLRMTATRSSDPKSLIPHRARGYGKERGRVVNRDAVTESAAFSEGALMSSVLDLARWDSSLYRPRVLTPASLDQMWTPVTLTNGQSYPYGFGWMVAPTNGLRTVGHGGSLPGFLTNFSRFVAKGLTVVVLGNAEWADPAALAQAIAGIYEPELAPKPPAAIDDADPGFSAGIRTLADGLRRGELDLSRLAPDARDEWSAGAVNEAAALLRRGGRIRQFELVGRLDRGGLARRRYRMVMDRGALVVTVLTRGTDPLLSLTLEEALASR, encoded by the coding sequence ATGACGTCCACCACGTTCAGTGCGATGCTGTCCTGCCTGCTGATCGTATTGGGCAGTGCGCCGGCCATGGGGCAGCAAGCCCGAGATCCGGATTCTGGCGCCAGGGTCGACCGCTTGGTCGAGGGCTATCGAGTCGGACGCCATGTGCCCGGCATCGCGATCGCGGTGGTCCGGAGCGGCACGGTCATCAAAGCGAAGGGATACGGCTTCGCCAATCTGGAGCTCAAGGCGCCGGTGACCCCCGCGACGGTGTTCGGCCTGGGCTCGATCTCGAAGCAGTTCACCGCCACGGCCATCATGCAGTTGGTCGAAGACGGCAAGGTCAGACTCGACGATCCGGTCACCCGCTACCTCGACTCGCTGCCCCCGCACTGGGGCCGGATCACCGTCCGTCAGCTGCTGACCCACACCTCGGGGATTCCGGAGGAGCACTGGCTCCCGAACTTCGTCGAGTTCGACCGCTTCGAACACCATCAACTCGACGTCCTCCGAACCATCTTCGCCGACTCGCTTCAGTCGGAACCCGGCGCCGTCTGGGCCTATCGGAACAGCGGCTACCGGATGCTCGGCATGATTGTCGAGAAGGCCTCGGGCGAGTCGTACTGGGCCTTCATGGAGCGCCGGATCTTCACCCCGCTCCGCATGACGGCCACCCGGAGCAGCGATCCAAAGTCGCTGATTCCGCACCGGGCCCGGGGCTACGGCAAGGAACGGGGGCGGGTGGTGAACCGAGACGCCGTGACCGAGTCGGCTGCGTTTTCAGAGGGCGCGCTGATGTCGTCGGTCCTCGATCTCGCCCGGTGGGACTCGTCCCTTTACCGCCCCCGGGTGCTCACCCCGGCGAGTCTCGACCAGATGTGGACGCCGGTCACGCTCACGAATGGGCAGTCGTATCCGTATGGATTTGGCTGGATGGTGGCCCCGACCAACGGACTCCGAACCGTGGGACACGGCGGGAGTCTCCCGGGGTTCCTCACCAACTTCTCGCGGTTCGTCGCCAAGGGGCTCACCGTCGTGGTGTTAGGCAACGCCGAGTGGGCCGATCCCGCGGCCCTCGCCCAGGCGATTGCCGGGATCTATGAACCGGAGCTCGCACCGAAACCGCCGGCGGCGATTGACGACGCCGATCCCGGGTTCAGTGCCGGCATCCGGACCTTGGCCGACGGCCTCAGACGGGGCGAGCTGGACTTAAGCCGGTTGGCACCCGACGCCAGAGACGAATGGTCGGCCGGCGCGGTGAACGAGGCGGCCGCGTTGCTTCGTCGGGGCGGCCGGATCCGGCAGTTCGAACTAGTGGGGCGGCTCGATCGCGGTGGCCTGGCCCGCCGGCGCTACCGGATGGTCATGGATCGGGGGGCGTTGGTAGTGACGGTCCTGACTCGGGGCACGGACCCTCTGCTCTCGTTGACCCTCGAGGAGGCTCTCGCGAGTAGGTAG
- a CDS encoding FAD-dependent oxidoreductase, whose product MKHRSLWLEQTAGDAPDQLPLAGAASADVVVIGGGYVGLWTALRIKELEPACDVMVLEQDICGGGASGRNGGFVLSWWPKLSSLAAIIGPADAVRVAKSSEDAIGTIRDFCAAHAIDADFRQGGWLWTATSRAQLGAWSGLLDLCARHGVAPFQNLEAAEVAARAGSPAHRAGTFEATAAIVQPAALARGLRRVALSRGVRIHEHTKVRRFSREEPVIVETDAGTVTTPRLVIATNAWAAGIRELSRSIVVISSDIVATAPAAADLARIGWHPDLCITDSQTMVDYYRISGDGRVVFGKGGWSIAYGGSIGPAFDRSAARAAEVTADFRRYYPALAHVPITHDWSGPIDRTPNSLPLLGYLGGRRHIAYGVGWSGNGVGPSVIGGRILASMALGRRDEWGEHPLIGRSAGKFPPEPIRFLGAHMVREAVARKERKEINDAEPSWVATMLARLAPAGLEDKQ is encoded by the coding sequence ATGAAACACCGATCTCTCTGGCTCGAGCAGACGGCCGGCGATGCCCCCGATCAACTCCCGCTGGCCGGTGCCGCATCGGCGGACGTGGTCGTGATCGGCGGCGGGTACGTCGGGCTGTGGACCGCCCTCCGGATCAAAGAGTTGGAGCCGGCGTGCGATGTGATGGTGCTGGAGCAGGATATCTGCGGAGGCGGGGCGTCCGGCCGAAACGGGGGCTTCGTCCTCTCCTGGTGGCCCAAGTTGTCGTCACTCGCGGCAATCATCGGTCCGGCGGATGCGGTGCGGGTGGCGAAATCGTCGGAAGACGCGATCGGCACCATTCGAGATTTCTGCGCCGCCCACGCGATCGACGCCGACTTCCGCCAGGGCGGGTGGCTGTGGACGGCCACGAGCCGGGCCCAACTCGGGGCGTGGAGTGGACTGCTTGATCTGTGTGCCAGACACGGCGTGGCGCCGTTCCAGAACCTTGAGGCCGCCGAGGTGGCGGCGCGGGCCGGATCGCCGGCCCACCGGGCCGGGACGTTTGAAGCGACCGCTGCGATCGTCCAGCCGGCCGCGCTGGCCCGGGGGCTCCGGCGGGTGGCGTTGAGCCGGGGGGTCCGGATCCACGAACACACCAAGGTCCGCAGGTTCTCGCGCGAAGAACCGGTCATCGTCGAGACCGACGCAGGGACGGTTACCACCCCGCGTCTCGTCATCGCCACGAACGCCTGGGCCGCCGGGATTCGGGAACTCTCCCGGTCGATCGTCGTGATTTCAAGCGACATCGTGGCCACCGCGCCCGCGGCGGCCGACCTCGCCCGGATCGGATGGCATCCGGACCTTTGCATCACCGACTCCCAAACCATGGTGGACTACTATCGAATCTCCGGCGACGGGCGGGTGGTGTTCGGGAAGGGCGGATGGTCGATCGCATACGGCGGCTCGATCGGACCGGCGTTCGATCGAAGCGCGGCGCGGGCGGCCGAGGTGACGGCCGACTTCCGGCGCTACTACCCGGCGTTGGCCCACGTGCCGATCACCCACGATTGGTCGGGCCCGATCGATCGAACCCCCAACAGCCTTCCGCTGCTTGGATACCTGGGCGGACGCCGCCATATCGCATACGGCGTCGGCTGGAGCGGCAACGGGGTCGGGCCCAGCGTCATCGGAGGGCGGATTCTGGCCTCAATGGCACTCGGCCGGCGCGACGAGTGGGGCGAACACCCGCTGATCGGGCGATCGGCGGGCAAGTTCCCACCAGAACCGATTCGGTTCTTGGGTGCCCATATGGTGCGCGAGGCGGTCGCGCGCAAGGAACGAAAGGAAATCAACGACGCAGAACCGTCGTGGGTGGCGACCATGCTCGCTCGCCTGGCACCGGCCGGCCTGGAAGACAAACAGTAG
- a CDS encoding class A beta-lactamase-related serine hydrolase — MRHRPAGVDRGHRRPSARAREIGVSCAEDTDSVGPRLHRFADSLVAVRPKLPGLILYVRDGASGRRWRIASGWSDTVRRVRLDPNQPLRIASNTETYVAAAMLRLVERGTLTLSNPLSRHLPAHLNAMLVADGYPTDRMTIEQVFSHRSGLDEHPAIASCAAVADRATEGLHQRHQYDEVGRPHRGPLSLDQHARGHQDNPDGSERKRGPASPDPLPQDCRHHQRNDPFERSHRSALSLDVGAGRRGLARRHHRLVARVDDLAALDLDPAVPNHDVHLGDVVEALVGVAVQDQHIGELADLEGPELVSHVEHLGIDPGGNAEHLGHGIANPDEVPHLFVVGPREVPEPVDHQIGADA, encoded by the coding sequence ATGCGGCACCGGCCAGCGGGAGTTGATCGGGGGCATCGCCGGCCGTCTGCTCGAGCCAGAGAGATCGGTGTTTCATGCGCTGAAGATACCGATTCGGTCGGGCCTCGGCTCCACCGTTTCGCCGACAGCCTCGTTGCGGTCCGGCCGAAGCTGCCCGGCCTGATTCTCTACGTCCGCGACGGCGCGTCCGGCCGGCGCTGGCGGATTGCGTCGGGATGGTCCGATACCGTGCGCCGGGTCCGGCTCGACCCGAACCAACCGCTCCGGATTGCGAGCAACACCGAGACCTACGTGGCCGCGGCCATGCTCCGACTGGTGGAGCGAGGGACGCTCACGCTCTCCAACCCGCTGTCCCGCCACCTCCCGGCCCATCTGAATGCGATGCTGGTTGCCGATGGGTATCCGACCGACCGGATGACCATCGAGCAGGTGTTCAGCCATCGATCCGGCCTGGACGAGCACCCCGCCATCGCCTCCTGCGCGGCCGTGGCCGACCGGGCGACGGAGGGACTGCACCAGCGCCACCAATACGATGAGGTAGGCCGGCCACATCGCGGCCCGTTGTCCCTCGATCAGCACGCTCGCGGCCACCAAGACAACCCCGATGGCTCCGAGCGCAAACGGGGCCCGGCGTCCCCTGACCCATTGCCACAGGATTGCCGCCACCACCAGCGCAATGATCCATTCGAACGGTCACATCGTTCCGCCCTATCGCTTGATGTCGGCGCCGGCCGCCGCGGCCTGGCCCGGAGGCACCATCGGCTCGTGGCGCGGGTAGACGATCTGGCCGCCCTGGACCTGGACCCGGCCGTCCCGAATCACGATGTCCACCTTGGCGATGTCGTCGAGGCGCTCGTCGGGGTTGCCGTTCAGGACCAGCACATCGGCGAGCTTGCCGACCTCGAGGGTCCCGAGCTTGTCTCCCATGTCGAGCATCTGGGCATTGACCCGGGTGGCAATGCCGAGCACCTCGGGCACGGTATAGCCAACCCGGACGAAGTTCCGCATCTCTTCGTGGTAGGGCCACGGGAGGTACCGGAACCAGTCGACCACCAAATCGGTGCCGATGCCTAA
- a CDS encoding amidohydrolase family protein, producing the protein MRSFFLASILLVSLLPSLVAQVPRTERRRWIAPSTNTTDDPRRIPIPAGLYAPKGTLVLKGGRLWDGTGAVARAATVVITRNQISAILPPTSTDWPKDARVIDVSGKTVMPGLIDLHTHIDYRLPGDSDARARSRADGALRGAERLRYYIESGITSLRDTGSDGETPFLLKEWVTEGRLVGPRIFAAGNVIAGQGGHGNEPDIAGGQYLAGVRVATGPADWRNAVREQVARGADFIKVTSHFSEEEIQAAVAETHDLGLKITADAETFYIERAVRAGVDMIEHPLPRTDETIRLMAEKGVESDATLIPYQIIFRLSGGYFGSQSRRFTFSDSANMALVKKMKDAGVTLGIGTDLVVDWFRYLPWPYHEEMRNFVRVGYTVPEVLGIATRVNAQMLDMGDKLGTLEVGKLADVLVLNGNPDERLDDIAKVDIVIRDGRVQVQGGQIVYPRHEPMVPPGQAAAAGADIKR; encoded by the coding sequence ATGCGTAGCTTCTTTCTTGCCTCGATCCTCCTGGTGTCGTTGCTGCCCTCGCTCGTGGCGCAGGTTCCGCGCACCGAACGGCGGCGGTGGATCGCGCCCAGTACCAACACCACCGACGACCCGCGCCGGATCCCGATCCCCGCGGGCCTCTACGCCCCGAAGGGCACCCTGGTCCTCAAGGGCGGCCGGCTCTGGGACGGGACCGGTGCCGTGGCCCGGGCCGCCACGGTCGTCATCACCCGCAATCAGATCTCGGCCATCCTGCCGCCGACGAGCACCGATTGGCCCAAGGATGCCCGGGTCATCGACGTGTCCGGCAAGACCGTGATGCCGGGCCTGATCGACCTTCATACCCACATCGATTACCGCCTGCCGGGTGACTCGGACGCCAGGGCCCGAAGCCGGGCCGACGGTGCGCTTCGGGGGGCCGAGCGGCTCCGGTACTACATCGAGAGCGGGATCACCTCGCTCCGCGACACCGGCTCTGATGGCGAGACGCCGTTCCTGCTCAAGGAATGGGTCACCGAGGGCCGGCTGGTCGGGCCCCGGATCTTTGCCGCTGGCAACGTGATTGCGGGGCAGGGCGGCCATGGCAACGAGCCCGACATTGCGGGCGGCCAGTACCTGGCCGGCGTCCGGGTGGCGACGGGGCCCGCTGATTGGCGGAACGCGGTTCGCGAGCAGGTGGCCCGGGGCGCCGACTTCATCAAGGTGACCAGCCACTTTTCCGAGGAAGAGATCCAGGCGGCCGTCGCCGAGACCCACGACCTCGGCCTCAAGATCACCGCCGACGCCGAGACGTTCTATATCGAGCGCGCGGTCCGGGCCGGGGTCGATATGATCGAGCATCCGCTCCCCCGGACCGACGAAACGATCCGGCTGATGGCCGAGAAGGGTGTCGAGTCGGATGCGACCCTGATTCCGTATCAGATCATCTTCCGGCTGAGTGGCGGGTATTTCGGATCGCAGAGCCGGCGGTTCACCTTCTCGGATTCGGCCAACATGGCCCTGGTCAAGAAGATGAAGGATGCCGGCGTCACGTTAGGCATCGGCACCGATTTGGTGGTCGACTGGTTCCGGTACCTCCCGTGGCCCTACCACGAAGAGATGCGGAACTTCGTCCGGGTTGGCTATACCGTGCCCGAGGTGCTCGGCATTGCCACCCGGGTCAATGCCCAGATGCTCGACATGGGAGACAAGCTCGGGACCCTCGAGGTCGGCAAGCTCGCCGATGTGCTGGTCCTGAACGGCAACCCCGACGAGCGCCTCGACGACATCGCCAAGGTGGACATCGTGATTCGGGACGGCCGGGTCCAGGTCCAGGGCGGCCAGATCGTCTACCCGCGCCACGAGCCGATGGTGCCTCCGGGCCAGGCCGCGGCGGCCGGCGCCGACATCAAGCGATAG
- a CDS encoding glucose 1-dehydrogenase has product MPKPFEGKVALITGGNSGIGKATALQFAEQGARVVIAARRAAEGEATVAEIRGNGGEAIFVATDVVQAADAEAVVKKTVAAYGRLDCAFNNAGVSGGALLHEVTEADWDRMIDVNLKGVWLGMKYQIIQMLSQGGGAIVNDSSVAGLTGYVRSPAYSASKHGVIGLSKSASLQYRDHGIRINVVCPGMIMTPMIERAFAIPGVEDWFRSKVPGRGGNPDEVAQAVTWLCSDAASYINGVALPIDGGLSSGL; this is encoded by the coding sequence ATGCCGAAACCCTTCGAAGGAAAAGTCGCGCTGATTACCGGTGGCAACTCCGGGATCGGCAAAGCCACGGCGCTCCAGTTTGCCGAGCAGGGGGCCCGCGTCGTGATCGCGGCCCGCCGAGCCGCGGAAGGCGAAGCGACCGTCGCCGAAATCCGCGGCAATGGCGGCGAGGCGATATTCGTCGCGACCGACGTCGTCCAAGCGGCCGATGCCGAGGCGGTGGTCAAGAAAACGGTGGCCGCCTACGGGCGACTCGATTGCGCCTTCAACAACGCGGGCGTCTCCGGCGGGGCCCTCCTCCATGAGGTGACCGAGGCGGATTGGGACCGGATGATCGACGTGAACTTGAAGGGCGTCTGGCTCGGGATGAAGTACCAAATCATCCAGATGTTGAGCCAGGGCGGTGGCGCCATCGTCAACGATTCCTCGGTGGCTGGGCTCACCGGGTACGTCCGAAGCCCCGCCTACTCAGCAAGCAAGCACGGCGTCATCGGGTTGTCCAAGTCGGCGTCGCTCCAATACCGTGACCACGGGATCCGGATCAATGTCGTCTGCCCCGGCATGATCATGACCCCGATGATCGAGCGGGCCTTTGCGATTCCGGGCGTGGAAGACTGGTTCCGCTCGAAGGTGCCCGGGCGGGGCGGGAACCCTGACGAGGTGGCGCAGGCGGTGACGTGGCTCTGTTCCGATGCCGCGTCCTATATCAATGGCGTGGCCCTCCCGATCGACGGCGGGCTGTCCTCCGGGCTCTAG
- a CDS encoding reactive intermediate/imine deaminase — translation MRHQPIHAPNLPEAAGPYSPGMVFERLIFVSGQGADDPATGRRVGIDTASQTEQCLMNVRTILRAAGSDLQHVLRCGVFLIDINDLAEMNGVYARVFGVHRPARTTIQAVALPEEGLRVEIDCVAYVPQR, via the coding sequence ATGCGCCACCAGCCGATCCACGCCCCGAATCTTCCCGAAGCGGCCGGACCCTATTCGCCTGGGATGGTGTTCGAGCGCCTGATCTTCGTCTCCGGCCAAGGCGCCGACGATCCGGCCACCGGACGGCGGGTCGGCATCGATACGGCGTCGCAGACCGAGCAGTGTCTCATGAACGTCCGGACGATCCTCCGGGCGGCAGGCTCGGACCTCCAGCACGTGCTTCGGTGCGGGGTGTTCTTGATCGACATAAACGACCTCGCGGAGATGAACGGCGTCTATGCCCGCGTGTTCGGGGTGCATCGGCCGGCCCGCACCACGATCCAAGCCGTGGCGCTGCCCGAGGAAGGGCTCCGCGTCGAGATTGACTGCGTCGCCTACGTCCCGCAACGCTAG